From Geomonas agri, one genomic window encodes:
- a CDS encoding NADP-dependent malic enzyme — translation MSKKLGALDYHSNGRKGKIEVIATKPCQTAADLSLAYSPGVAEPCLAIQQNPDDAYKYTAKGNLVAVVSNGTAVLGLGNLGALAGKPVMEGKGVLFKRFADIDVFDIELGTENPDEIIKACQLLEPTFGGINLEDIKAPECFYIEEELKKTMNIPVFHDDQHGTAIICSAALLNALQLVGKKIEDIRIVVNGAGASANSCAKLAIALGVKPNNMIMCDTKGVIYKGRTEGMNKYKELFAADTPFRTLEEAANGADILFGLSAKGAFTPEMVRSMAPNPIIFAMANPDPEITPEEAHAVRGDVIMATGRSDYPNQVNNVLGFPFIFRGALDVRATAINEEMKLAAVHALAKLAREEVPDSVSKAYGNEKFSFGPNYIIPKPFDPRVLLHVAPAIAQAAMETGVARQPIEDMAKYIEQLECSQGRSKEIMRTIINKAKSDPKKVVFPEGDNEKILRAAQIIVEEGIAQPILVGDRKKIQQKMDDLNLDLEVPIVDPTESEHTEEYAQELYRLRQRKGITSSEASRIMRRKSRTHFGTMMVHKGHADALLGGIDTHYPETIRPALEVLGKQAGLSSVHGLYMMVFKKGVYFLADTTVTIDPTAEELAETAILAAEKVAMLDVEPRIAMLSFSNFGSVEHPQASKVRRAVELVKERAPHLVVEGEMQADTAVVPELLDGFTFSKLKTPANVLIFPDLNSGNICYKLLRRLGGAESIGPILMGMNKPVHVLQRGDDVNDIVNMAAIAVVDAQNP, via the coding sequence ATGAGCAAGAAATTGGGAGCCCTCGACTACCACTCCAACGGTAGGAAAGGGAAGATCGAAGTCATCGCCACCAAACCGTGCCAGACCGCGGCAGACCTGTCGCTTGCCTACTCTCCGGGTGTCGCCGAGCCTTGTCTCGCCATCCAGCAGAACCCCGACGACGCCTACAAGTACACCGCCAAGGGGAACCTGGTGGCCGTCGTATCCAACGGCACCGCAGTGCTGGGCCTGGGCAACCTGGGCGCACTGGCCGGCAAGCCGGTCATGGAGGGTAAAGGGGTCCTCTTCAAGCGCTTCGCCGACATCGACGTCTTCGACATCGAGCTCGGCACCGAGAACCCGGACGAGATCATCAAGGCGTGCCAGCTCCTCGAGCCGACCTTTGGCGGCATCAACCTCGAGGACATCAAGGCGCCGGAGTGCTTCTACATCGAGGAAGAACTGAAAAAGACCATGAACATCCCGGTCTTTCACGACGACCAGCACGGCACCGCCATCATCTGCTCGGCGGCGCTCTTAAACGCGCTGCAGCTCGTGGGTAAGAAGATCGAGGATATCCGGATCGTGGTCAACGGTGCCGGCGCCTCGGCCAACTCCTGCGCGAAACTCGCCATCGCCCTCGGCGTCAAGCCTAACAACATGATCATGTGCGACACCAAGGGGGTCATCTACAAGGGGCGCACCGAGGGGATGAACAAGTACAAGGAACTCTTCGCGGCGGACACTCCCTTCCGCACTCTGGAGGAGGCGGCCAACGGCGCCGACATCCTCTTCGGCCTTTCCGCCAAGGGAGCCTTCACCCCGGAGATGGTGCGCTCCATGGCGCCCAACCCGATCATCTTCGCCATGGCGAACCCTGACCCGGAAATCACGCCCGAGGAGGCGCACGCGGTGCGCGGCGATGTGATCATGGCCACCGGTCGTTCCGACTACCCGAACCAGGTCAACAACGTGCTCGGCTTCCCCTTCATCTTCCGGGGCGCGCTGGACGTACGCGCGACCGCCATCAACGAGGAGATGAAGCTTGCCGCGGTGCACGCGCTGGCGAAGCTTGCCCGTGAGGAGGTGCCCGACTCCGTCTCCAAGGCCTACGGCAACGAGAAGTTCTCTTTCGGCCCGAACTACATCATCCCGAAGCCGTTTGACCCGCGCGTCCTCTTGCACGTGGCACCGGCCATTGCCCAGGCGGCCATGGAAACCGGTGTGGCGCGCCAGCCTATCGAGGATATGGCTAAGTACATCGAGCAGTTGGAGTGCTCGCAGGGGCGCTCCAAGGAGATCATGCGCACCATCATCAACAAGGCGAAGAGCGACCCGAAGAAGGTGGTCTTCCCCGAAGGTGACAACGAGAAGATCCTGCGCGCCGCCCAGATCATCGTGGAAGAGGGGATTGCCCAGCCGATCCTGGTGGGGGATCGGAAGAAGATCCAGCAGAAGATGGACGACCTGAACCTCGACCTCGAGGTGCCCATCGTTGACCCAACCGAGAGCGAGCACACCGAGGAATACGCGCAGGAGCTGTACCGTCTGCGCCAGAGAAAGGGAATAACCAGCTCCGAGGCCAGCCGCATCATGCGCCGCAAGTCCCGCACCCACTTCGGTACCATGATGGTGCACAAGGGACATGCCGACGCCCTGTTGGGCGGCATCGATACTCACTATCCCGAGACCATCCGCCCTGCGCTAGAGGTGCTCGGCAAGCAGGCGGGGCTTTCCAGCGTGCACGGCCTGTACATGATGGTGTTCAAGAAGGGAGTCTATTTCCTGGCCGACACCACGGTCACCATCGATCCGACCGCTGAGGAACTGGCGGAAACCGCCATCCTCGCCGCCGAGAAGGTGGCCATGCTCGACGTGGAGCCCAGGATCGCCATGCTCTCCTTCTCCAATTTCGGCTCTGTGGAGCATCCGCAGGCAAGCAAAGTGAGGCGTGCCGTGGAGCTGGTCAAGGAGCGGGCCCCGCACCTTGTCGTTGAGGGGGAGATGCAGGCGGACACAGCCGTGGTGCCGGAACTGCTTGACGGCTTCACCTTCTCGAAGCTGAAGACCCCGGCTAACGTGCTCATCTTCCCGGATCTCAACTCTGGTAACATCTGCTATAAGCTGCTGCGCCGTCTCGGCGGCGCCGAATCTATCGGCCCCATCCTCATGGGGATGAACAAGCCGGTGCACGTGCTGCAGCGCGGCGACGACGTCAACGACATCGTCAACATGGCCGCCATCGCTGTCGTGGACGCGCAAAACCCGTAG
- a CDS encoding dicarboxylate/amino acid:cation symporter: protein MKTKKFYQVLYFQVLLAISIGVALGYYLPDTGAAMKPLGDGFIKMIKMIITPVIFCTVVTGIAGMDDMKKVGRVGGKALLYFEVVSTLALGIGLLVINVIQPGVGMNADVTKLDTKGLATYTATAAKSHSFADFALSIIPNSVVDAFAKGEILQVLFFAIFFGLALAALGERGKPIYKFIDDVSHALFGVVNLIMKFAPIGAFGAMAFTIGKFGLGSLAKLGMLMGSFYLTCLLFIFVVLGTIGKICGFNIFKFISYIKEELLIVLGTSSSESALPRMMAKLENLGCTKSVVGLVIPTGYSFNLDGTSIYLTMAAIFVAQATNTPLTMTQTITILGVLMLTSKGAAGVTGSGFVTLAATFAAIPTIPVAGLALILGIDRFMSEARALTNLVGNGVATVVVSRWENELDQERMNRVLNHQEIEEEPEMGLLEPEPEEA from the coding sequence ATGAAAACGAAGAAGTTCTACCAGGTTCTGTACTTCCAGGTGTTGCTGGCGATATCGATCGGTGTCGCGCTGGGCTACTACCTGCCCGATACCGGAGCCGCCATGAAGCCCTTGGGCGACGGCTTCATCAAGATGATCAAGATGATCATCACCCCGGTTATCTTCTGTACCGTGGTTACCGGCATCGCTGGCATGGACGATATGAAGAAGGTGGGACGTGTCGGCGGTAAGGCGCTGCTCTACTTCGAGGTGGTCTCTACCCTGGCACTGGGCATCGGTCTGCTGGTGATCAACGTCATCCAGCCGGGTGTCGGCATGAACGCCGACGTCACCAAGCTGGACACCAAGGGGCTCGCCACCTACACCGCCACCGCCGCCAAGTCGCACAGCTTCGCCGACTTCGCCCTGAGCATCATCCCCAACAGTGTCGTCGATGCTTTTGCCAAGGGTGAAATCCTCCAGGTACTCTTCTTCGCCATCTTCTTCGGCCTGGCCCTCGCCGCCCTGGGCGAGCGGGGGAAGCCGATCTACAAGTTCATCGATGACGTCTCCCACGCGCTGTTCGGCGTGGTCAACCTGATCATGAAATTCGCCCCCATCGGTGCTTTCGGCGCCATGGCCTTCACGATCGGCAAGTTCGGCCTTGGCTCTCTGGCCAAGCTAGGCATGCTGATGGGGAGCTTCTACCTCACCTGCCTGCTCTTCATCTTCGTGGTGCTGGGCACCATCGGTAAGATCTGCGGCTTCAACATCTTCAAGTTCATCTCCTACATCAAGGAAGAGCTCCTGATCGTTCTGGGGACCTCCTCCTCCGAGTCGGCCCTGCCGCGCATGATGGCGAAGCTCGAGAACCTGGGCTGCACCAAGTCCGTGGTCGGCCTGGTCATCCCGACCGGCTACTCTTTCAACCTGGACGGCACCTCCATCTACCTGACCATGGCCGCCATCTTCGTGGCGCAGGCCACCAACACCCCGCTCACCATGACCCAGACCATCACCATCCTGGGTGTGCTGATGCTGACCTCCAAGGGTGCCGCCGGCGTTACCGGCAGCGGCTTCGTGACCCTCGCCGCGACCTTCGCCGCCATCCCGACCATCCCGGTGGCAGGCCTGGCGCTCATCCTCGGCATCGACCGCTTCATGTCCGAGGCGCGCGCCCTGACCAACCTGGTCGGCAACGGCGTCGCCACTGTGGTCGTCTCCCGCTGGGAGAACGAGCTCGATCAGGAGCGCATGAACCGCGTGCTCAACCACCAGGAAATCGAGGAAGAGCCCGAGATGGGGCTGCTGGAGCCGGAGCCGGAAGAGGCATAG
- a CDS encoding DUF6290 family protein — MKKKDNARYHVLSVRVSREERETIEKISKEVNMKVSDLMREALQDMVPWQSAP; from the coding sequence ATGAAAAAGAAAGATAATGCACGCTATCACGTCCTCTCGGTGCGGGTGAGCCGCGAGGAGCGCGAGACCATCGAGAAGATATCCAAAGAGGTCAACATGAAGGTGTCCGACCTCATGCGGGAGGCCTTGCAGGACATGGTCCCCTGGCAGAGCGCGCCCTAG
- the sucC gene encoding ADP-forming succinate--CoA ligase subunit beta produces the protein MKQRLQGGNMNVHEYQAKAILRKFGVPVPDGHVCYNGASAREWAKRLGEGPWVVKAQIHAGGRGKGGGVKLAKTSSEVQMIARDMLGMTLRTHQTGPEGKVVHRVLVENGCNIANELYVSLLVDRGTSRVTVMASTEGGMDIEEVAANTPEKIVTEAVDPLVGLTQFQCRKIAFALGLKGKLTNKAVKVLTNLYATFIACDCSLLEINPLVVTAEGELIALDAKFGFDDNALFRHLQIGDMRDFDEEDPNEIEASQHDLSYISLHGNIGCLVNGAGLAMATMDIIKHYGGDPANFLDVGGGATIERVTEAFKIILSDKNVKGILVNIFGGIMKCDVIATGVIEAARQVGIQVPLVVRLEGTNVELGKKLLAESGLNIVAADGMADGAQKIVAAVAAAA, from the coding sequence ATAAAACAAAGGCTTCAAGGAGGGAATATGAACGTCCACGAGTACCAGGCAAAAGCGATCCTGAGAAAATTCGGCGTGCCGGTCCCCGACGGCCACGTCTGCTACAACGGCGCCAGCGCCAGGGAATGGGCCAAGCGTCTGGGCGAGGGCCCCTGGGTGGTGAAGGCGCAGATCCACGCCGGCGGTCGCGGCAAGGGGGGCGGCGTCAAGCTGGCCAAGACCTCGAGCGAAGTGCAGATGATTGCCCGCGACATGCTGGGCATGACCCTGAGGACGCACCAGACCGGGCCGGAAGGGAAGGTGGTGCACCGGGTGCTGGTGGAGAACGGCTGCAACATCGCCAACGAACTCTACGTGAGCCTGCTGGTCGACCGCGGCACCTCGCGCGTCACGGTGATGGCCTCTACCGAGGGTGGCATGGACATCGAAGAGGTGGCGGCCAACACTCCGGAGAAGATCGTCACCGAGGCTGTGGATCCTTTGGTCGGGCTCACCCAGTTCCAGTGCCGCAAGATCGCTTTTGCCCTGGGCCTCAAAGGAAAGTTGACCAACAAGGCGGTCAAGGTCCTTACCAACCTCTACGCCACCTTCATCGCCTGCGACTGTTCTCTCTTGGAGATCAACCCGCTGGTGGTCACGGCCGAGGGGGAGCTGATTGCCCTGGACGCCAAGTTCGGCTTCGACGACAACGCCCTGTTCCGTCACCTGCAGATCGGTGACATGCGCGACTTCGACGAGGAGGACCCCAACGAGATCGAGGCCTCCCAGCACGACCTCTCCTACATCTCGCTCCACGGCAACATCGGCTGCCTGGTCAACGGTGCCGGCCTCGCCATGGCCACCATGGACATCATCAAGCACTACGGCGGCGACCCGGCCAACTTCCTCGACGTCGGCGGCGGGGCCACCATCGAACGCGTTACCGAGGCGTTCAAGATCATCCTCTCGGACAAGAACGTGAAGGGGATCCTGGTCAACATCTTCGGCGGCATCATGAAGTGCGACGTGATCGCCACCGGGGTCATCGAGGCGGCGCGCCAGGTCGGCATCCAAGTGCCGCTGGTGGTGCGCCTCGAGGGGACCAACGTGGAACTGGGCAAGAAGCTTCTGGCCGAGAGCGGCCTCAACATAGTAGCCGCCGACGGCATGGCCGACGGAGCGCAGAAAATCGTGGCCGCCGTCGCGGCCGCCGCATAG
- the sucD gene encoding succinate--CoA ligase subunit alpha, translating into MSILIGKETKVITQGITGATGLFHAQGARDYGTQMVGGVTPGKGGTVIDGFPVWDTVAEAVHATGATASVIYVPPPFAADSIMEAVDAGIELVCCITEGIPVLDMVKVKQYLVGKKTRLVGPNCPGVITPGECKIGIMPGYIHKPGKIGVVSRSGTLTYEAVWQLTCIGLGQSTCVGIGGDPVNGTSHIDCLRLFEEDPDTEAVIMIGEIGGSAEEEAARFVKENMTKPVAAYIAGVTAPPGKRMGHAGAIISGGKGTATEKVAVLKECGISVAATPAEMAQALLKVYQPK; encoded by the coding sequence ATGAGCATATTGATAGGCAAGGAGACCAAGGTCATCACGCAGGGGATCACCGGCGCGACCGGCCTGTTCCACGCGCAGGGCGCCCGCGACTACGGCACGCAGATGGTGGGGGGGGTGACTCCGGGCAAGGGGGGGACGGTTATCGACGGCTTCCCTGTCTGGGATACCGTTGCCGAGGCGGTTCATGCCACCGGCGCCACTGCGAGCGTCATCTACGTGCCGCCGCCGTTCGCCGCCGACTCCATCATGGAGGCGGTCGATGCCGGCATTGAGCTGGTCTGCTGCATCACTGAGGGGATCCCGGTGCTCGACATGGTCAAGGTGAAGCAGTACCTGGTGGGGAAAAAGACCCGCTTGGTCGGCCCCAACTGCCCCGGCGTGATCACCCCCGGCGAGTGCAAGATCGGCATCATGCCCGGCTACATCCATAAGCCCGGCAAGATCGGCGTCGTTTCCCGCTCCGGCACGCTCACCTACGAGGCGGTCTGGCAGCTCACCTGCATCGGCCTCGGGCAGTCAACCTGCGTCGGCATCGGCGGCGACCCTGTCAACGGCACCAGCCATATCGACTGCCTGCGCCTGTTCGAAGAGGACCCGGACACCGAGGCGGTGATCATGATCGGCGAGATCGGCGGCAGCGCCGAGGAGGAGGCCGCCCGCTTCGTCAAGGAGAACATGACCAAGCCGGTGGCGGCCTACATTGCAGGTGTAACCGCCCCCCCGGGCAAGAGGATGGGGCACGCCGGCGCCATCATCTCCGGCGGCAAGGGGACCGCGACCGAGAAGGTGGCGGTGTTGAAGGAGTGTGGCATCAGCGTCGCGGCGACCCCCGCCGAGATGGCGCAGGCGCTACTCAAGGTGTACCAACCGAAATAG
- a CDS encoding transporter substrate-binding domain-containing protein: protein MVHRALTGKKQSFGTRFLRLTQALPGTTLLVFFLLLVPLCLYVRADFIPEPVHQATSATVVVGGDRAYPPYEFIDKDGNPAGYNVDLTRAIAEVMGMKVRFVFGNWSEMRAGLQNGSIDILQGLSYSAQRLNTVEFSPPHTIVHHAIFARRDTKPVKSLEELRGKKVLVFQAGIMHERLKQMGFEKDLVLTPTPAEALRLLASGKGDYAVVAQLPGIYLIRELRLSNLVPVAKAVVSEQYCYAVERGDKELLARFNEGLAIVIKTGQYAQIYNRWLGVNDPPRVTRELALKYGAMILAPLLIVLAAIALWSKTLHKRVAERTTALAQEVAERNKALEELKRHQDKLIQADKMTSLGTLVSGVAHEINNPNGLLLLDIPVLKRVHDDAEEILEEHYRERGDFMLGGVPYSEMREEIPRILDEMQDGAQRIKRIVNDLKDFARKDMGQKSLVDLDAVARTALRLVDPTIRSSTNHFQTALHGSLPQILGNGQRIEQVIVNLVLNACQALPNRECGVFVGTSYDEDRGQVQLQVTDQGVGVAQEHLPYLLDPFFTTKRDSGGTGLGLSVSAGIIEDHGGSLQFQSTPGAGTTVTLSFPVPDRSSAS from the coding sequence GTGGTCCACCGCGCCTTGACAGGCAAAAAGCAATCCTTCGGCACAAGGTTTCTCCGCCTTACCCAGGCTCTTCCCGGCACAACCCTCCTGGTCTTTTTCCTGCTGCTGGTCCCGCTGTGCCTTTACGTGCGCGCCGATTTTATCCCCGAGCCGGTGCACCAGGCTACCTCGGCCACTGTGGTGGTCGGCGGCGACCGCGCCTATCCCCCCTACGAATTCATCGACAAGGACGGCAACCCAGCCGGCTACAACGTTGACTTGACCCGCGCCATCGCCGAGGTGATGGGGATGAAGGTCCGCTTCGTCTTCGGCAACTGGTCCGAGATGCGCGCCGGGCTGCAAAACGGCAGCATCGACATCCTGCAGGGGCTCTCCTATTCGGCGCAGCGCCTGAACACGGTCGAATTCTCGCCGCCGCACACCATCGTGCACCACGCCATATTCGCCCGGCGCGACACCAAACCGGTCAAGAGCCTGGAGGAACTGCGCGGCAAGAAGGTACTGGTCTTTCAAGCCGGTATCATGCACGAGCGCCTGAAGCAGATGGGTTTTGAGAAGGACCTGGTGCTCACCCCGACGCCGGCCGAGGCGCTGCGGTTGCTCGCTTCCGGGAAGGGGGACTATGCGGTGGTGGCGCAACTGCCCGGCATCTACCTGATCCGCGAGCTGCGCCTGTCCAACCTGGTGCCGGTGGCGAAAGCGGTGGTGAGCGAACAGTACTGCTACGCGGTGGAGCGCGGCGACAAGGAACTGCTGGCCCGCTTCAACGAGGGGCTCGCCATCGTCATCAAGACCGGCCAGTACGCCCAGATCTACAACCGCTGGTTGGGCGTCAACGATCCCCCCAGGGTGACCCGGGAACTCGCCCTCAAGTACGGCGCGATGATCCTGGCCCCGCTGCTCATCGTGCTGGCGGCGATTGCGCTCTGGTCCAAGACCCTGCACAAGCGCGTGGCGGAACGGACCACGGCGCTGGCCCAGGAGGTCGCCGAACGCAACAAGGCCCTGGAGGAGTTGAAACGTCACCAGGACAAGCTGATCCAGGCCGACAAGATGACCTCGCTGGGAACCCTGGTCTCCGGCGTGGCGCACGAGATCAACAACCCCAATGGTCTGCTCCTTTTGGACATCCCGGTGCTGAAGCGGGTGCATGACGACGCGGAAGAGATCCTGGAGGAGCATTACCGTGAGCGCGGCGACTTCATGCTGGGCGGGGTGCCCTACTCGGAGATGCGCGAAGAGATCCCGCGTATCCTGGACGAGATGCAGGACGGCGCCCAGCGCATCAAGCGCATCGTCAACGATCTGAAGGATTTTGCCCGCAAGGACATGGGGCAGAAGTCGCTCGTCGACCTGGACGCGGTGGCCAGGACGGCCCTTAGGCTGGTCGATCCCACCATCCGCTCCTCCACCAACCATTTCCAGACCGCCTTGCATGGTTCCCTGCCGCAGATCCTGGGCAACGGTCAGCGCATCGAGCAGGTCATCGTCAACCTGGTCCTCAACGCCTGCCAGGCGCTGCCCAACCGCGAGTGCGGGGTGTTCGTCGGCACCAGCTATGACGAGGATCGGGGACAGGTGCAGCTCCAGGTCACCGACCAGGGGGTGGGGGTGGCGCAGGAGCACCTGCCGTACCTGCTCGATCCCTTCTTCACCACCAAGCGCGACAGCGGCGGCACCGGCCTCGGCCTCTCCGTTTCCGCCGGCATCATCGAGGATCACGGCGGCTCGCTGCAGTTCCAGTCCACCCCGGGGGCAGGCACCACGGTGACCCTTTCCTTCCCCGTCCCCGACAGGAGTTCGGCATCATGA
- a CDS encoding sigma-54-dependent transcriptional regulator: MKKTLYPGFGILLVDDEPAWLKSFALTLKSCAGINNIVTCQESREVMGILDQGGIGLVLLDLTMPQPCGETLLQQIGESHPGIMAIIVSGMNQLETAVRCMKLGAFDYIVKTDEEDRLVSGVLRAVRILELQQEFRTMSDRMLSRELKHPEAFVDIVTADPRMHDLFNYVEAVSPSHQPLLVTGESGVGKELVARAVHTLSGCSGPLVAVNVAGLDDTVFADTLFGHVRGAYTGADQARPGMIEQAGNGTLFLDEIGDLSIASQVKLLRLLQEGEYFPLGGDRPKRMNARIVVATHRDLAAREAAGQFRRDLYYRLCTHRINIPPLRERVGDIPLLLDYFLNEAAKSLGKKKPTPPKELAQVLATYSFPGNVRELRGMVYNAVSLHKERILSMDSFLKAIGQSRDAAPLASQTQNPFAAFERLPTFVEAAELLVEEAISRANGVQAIAARLLGISAPALNKRLKMSRK; encoded by the coding sequence ATGAAAAAAACCCTCTACCCCGGCTTCGGCATCCTTCTCGTCGACGACGAGCCCGCCTGGCTCAAGTCGTTCGCGCTCACGCTCAAGAGTTGCGCCGGGATCAACAACATCGTCACCTGCCAGGAAAGCCGCGAGGTGATGGGGATCCTCGACCAGGGCGGCATCGGCCTGGTGCTCCTGGACCTCACCATGCCGCAGCCCTGCGGTGAGACGCTGTTGCAACAGATCGGAGAGAGCCACCCCGGGATCATGGCCATCATCGTGAGCGGCATGAACCAGCTGGAAACGGCGGTGCGCTGCATGAAGCTGGGCGCCTTCGACTACATCGTCAAGACCGACGAGGAGGACCGCCTGGTGAGCGGGGTGCTGCGTGCCGTGCGCATCTTGGAACTGCAGCAGGAGTTTCGCACCATGTCGGACCGGATGCTGTCGCGCGAGCTGAAGCACCCCGAGGCTTTCGTGGACATCGTCACCGCCGACCCGCGCATGCACGATCTGTTCAACTACGTGGAGGCGGTCTCCCCGAGTCACCAGCCTCTTTTGGTCACCGGCGAGAGCGGCGTGGGCAAGGAACTGGTGGCGCGCGCGGTGCACACCCTGAGCGGCTGTTCTGGACCGCTGGTGGCTGTCAACGTGGCCGGCCTCGACGACACGGTGTTCGCCGACACGCTCTTCGGCCACGTGCGCGGCGCCTATACCGGCGCCGATCAGGCCCGCCCCGGCATGATAGAACAGGCCGGCAACGGGACGCTGTTTCTGGACGAGATCGGGGACCTGAGCATCGCCTCGCAGGTGAAGCTTTTGCGCCTGCTCCAGGAGGGGGAATATTTCCCGCTGGGGGGGGACCGTCCCAAGCGCATGAACGCGCGCATCGTGGTGGCCACCCACCGCGACCTGGCCGCCCGCGAGGCCGCCGGCCAGTTCCGGCGCGACCTGTACTACCGTCTCTGCACCCACCGCATCAACATCCCGCCGCTGCGAGAGAGGGTGGGGGACATTCCCCTCCTGCTCGACTACTTCCTGAACGAGGCGGCCAAGTCGCTGGGGAAGAAGAAGCCCACCCCGCCTAAGGAACTGGCCCAGGTGTTGGCCACTTACAGCTTCCCCGGCAATGTGCGCGAACTGCGCGGCATGGTCTACAACGCGGTCAGCCTGCACAAGGAACGCATCCTTTCCATGGACAGCTTCCTGAAGGCGATCGGGCAAAGTCGGGACGCGGCGCCACTAGCTTCCCAAACTCAAAACCCGTTTGCTGCTTTCGAGAGGCTCCCCACCTTCGTGGAAGCAGCGGAGCTGCTGGTGGAGGAGGCGATCAGCCGCGCCAATGGCGTGCAGGCCATAGCGGCGCGGCTTCTGGGCATTTCCGCGCCAGCACTCAACAAGCGTCTCAAGATGTCGCGCAAGTAG